The sequence TGAATATATAAGCTCGTGCCTGTGTTAATTGAGATTCCAGAAGAATTGTCACAAACCGTTGAGGAACATGAGCCTAGACGCTTAAGATACAATAATTTGAAATCACATTAAACGCATGTGCAGGATGTACCGCCAATCCAAGCAGAGAGCAAAAtttgcaaagaaaacaaaaaaaaaatgtagctaGCACATATACTACTTGTACAATCCTCGAGTGCCATACATAGAAGAGCTACACTTGAAAACAAACTTCTCGAAATTACTCAAATTGAGCTACCTTTAGAACTATATTGGCTTTGCAACTTTACTCAACCAACCATTTCTTGTCTTGCAAAATTCAGCAGCACCATCCCTTGTTGATTGACCGAAAATAGCCTGTGCCCCGATAGTAAACCTAATTTACCAACCAGCATCCTCCAATCCCTGCAACATCATGATGCATTTAAATACTGAAGAAAGCAAGTACCAGTTTTGAAATAACTAAACACTTCATTGGAATCGAGCTCCTAGCAACTGATGATCTCTTTGCTACTCATAAAATTTTGGGGGCCTTTCAGTACTCTCAATCTTTTCTGAAGTAATCTATGTGAATGCTCAACAAACAAACATCAAGGTAAAATATGTACCCTTGGCCACTTTTAATCAAATTTACATATTATATtgttgaatgttttttttttgtgtgcatgGACAAGAGTAACCCCTGTCTACTCCAAGCTCCAGCCAACATTAGTACTACACCATCTTGTCCCCATCTCATCCTCTAACCTAGCCCCTCCAGCAGTGCCTCCTTTCTTCACAATGCATTGGCATCCATAGGAATTGCCAGCGACTCTACTGCCCACACCTTTGCACAGGGCAGGCTTTCGCTGCATCAAGTGGGATGAAGACACATTCAGGGTGGCTTGTTCAAGTCCATAAAAAAACTGAGCACAGCTAGAAGCTGATGAAGCAGTTCACTGTCTTTATTGGAAGGGTCAAGTCCGATTTACCCCCCTCAACACTATTGCAAAAGTACAATTTACCCCCTTCAACTATAAAACCACAAGATACACCCCTCATCTATTCAATCCAGACACTTAACCCCCTCATACCCTGTTTTAGGTGGTTTAGGGCTGAGTTGTCTTGACATTACTTGTTCTCATACAAACCTTGCTTCTGACACATTTTGTGTTCTCATAAAGAACAAATCCCTGTTTGTCATTACAATGTCAACCTGGTGCTATTAAGACTTATATTACTTGTTCCTTGTCCTTGCttctgtttccttttttttttttggcacagaCCTCATTGCACAAACAATATATATGACAGGAAACAACTGATTTATATTTCTGTAAAGACCTTGGGGGTTTCTGCAAACAACTGATTTATATGACAGAAAAACAACGATAAATTTCTTCTCGTCCAGAACTTGGGGGGTTTTGCTGTTACATTGCATGGCTACATTTTGAtgttttgatctactaaaggTATATGTTCTTCGCTGTATGAGTCAGTCACTGAAATGCACCAAATTGTGAGTTCCAAAGACCACGAGGTGCCATCTGGGAGAAATGGCACAGGTAAAAAACAAGTGCCTGCATCAAGCTAAGTTTGCAAGATTCAGTGGATTATCAAGACAACTCAGCTCTAAACCACCTAAAACAGGGTATGAGGGGGGCTTAATTGTCCGGATTGAATTGATGAGGGGTGTATTTTGTCTTGTTTCGTagtttagggggggggggggtgtaaaATGAAATGAATCCATGGTTCAAGTTCCAGGCCTCACTTAAATGTGACATTGTTCATAGTGTTAAACTGACATAGTTCATGGTATTGTTCTAATTAATAATCTGACACGGTTCAATACAAAAACCTCACATGGCCCTGACTAGTCTGGGTGGAGAAGCAACTCGACAGATCCATCCTCAGAATCTTCTCCAGAGTGAAGTCAGCAGGAACGGTGGAGAAGAACAGATTCCGGTTCAGCGCGCTTTTGTGGCTGCCATGGCTTGCCGTTCGATCAAGGTTTTGGGGTCAGGTTGGGAATGAGTTAGGGAATTCAGAGCTCAGGTCTTGGGTGGGGCCAGGAATAGCCAGTGGTAAAAAACATCCAGTCAAAAATGCATTGCTAAAGAAGATAAAAAATCGGGCAAAGGGTATACAATGGCATGCTTGGAAGCAACGCCAGTTTGGAATGACATATTTCTAAGCCTCAACTGATCAGTGGCATACATCTAAAGTGGTAACTATGGAGTAGCACCAATCTAGTTTTTCTTATATTGAGTACTTGTTATGGGAGCAAATATTCTGGTTGTGATATCAACTTGGACTACCACGCTGTAAATTGGGCTTCCCCAAGGCAGCAAGGCCCCACTTACACTAGAATGAAATTGAGATCAAGATTTACATACTGGTCAACAACCAATTCAAAATAAAGTATCAGCTTGCAAGTATTCAATGATCTATGATGCAATGCAACTCAGTAAATCAcccacaaagaaaaaaaaatgtagtcaTTCAGATTGTCAAAGTTCAAACTCTAAGATGCAATGAAGCTACACGCTTTTGATGGGAATAGCCAGAATGTGGTCCAGAAAAAGGATATGCATCAGAACTATTTGTTCACATTCAGCTTCGAGCTTTCAACTATCATAACTGATATGTACTGAAATTTATATTTACCTGTCTAAGTTATGACATGATTGCCTCTACTTTGGATCGTACTTCAACCCCAGAGAACGCTTCTAATTAacttataatttataaaatactGTTTCAGAaatctaaggtggtgtttggatgcaGGGAGACTAAgtttagtccctatcacatcggaggttgggacactaattagaagtattaaacgtagactaatgacaaaacccattccataaccatggactaattcgcgagacaaatctattgagcctaattaattcatgagtAGCCTatgtgttgctacagtaaacatgtgctaaatatggattaattaggcttaaaaacttgtctcgcgaattagctttcatttatgcaattagttttgtaattagtctatgtttaatactcctaattagtatccaaacatccgatgtgatagggactaaagtttagttaGGGGTATCAAAACACCCCCTAAGTAATCACACTGGAAAATTAGGTGGAAAGGAATTGCATTCTATGTGTGGACAACTGGACTTTAAAGTGGGTCACCACACACAAGTCATATAGGTGTAGATTCTAAAATAGAGACCTGCCACGCTTGAATAGACACACTTGAGACTGGCAATTTTATGAGGTTTCCTATGTTATAAACTGTCACTATTAAACCACCATGCGATAATTCCACATTTTGTTACCATAATAATCCAATATTCacatcaaatgaaaaaaaaggccCATAACCTATGTTGGACATCTTTGGGCTCAACCCTGTCGGTTAACTGGTAAAGGTTCAATCTGGGAATTTTCTCAACACTACATAATGCAAGACCAGCTGTGATTGACATGTTGCAAGTTTGTTTGATCACTTCCATGAGCAAAGTTTGTATCATAAAGGCCATTGGAACTCATTATTTATGCACAAAATAAATACTGATTAACACATGAAACACACCTATATTGATATGGTTTACTCCACTTATCAACAACAGAGGCAACAAGACAATTTACATTGTTTTCAAAAATCATTTGTAACTACGAGATTCGACCATCCATAGCATTGCATTATCGATACAATTGCAAGCAAGTACATAACATTAGTCTCCATTTGCAAATTAAGAGGCATCACAATATAACCAAGTAGCTCATCCTCCAATGCGCAGTACATAAATATCCAATGCGCAATACATAAATATCTAGCCCCCAGAGCATCTTTTAAAACTTCTAACGTGATTTTTTTATACTCTAGTTATGCATCTACTGCATAATCATAAACTTGCAAGGACGGATAATTATCTCCAAGCAAAAGATGCCATACCATAACCACCGGGAGCAATCACATGCGTGGCTGCGGGCGAAGGATCATGATGATGATGTCAATGGCCATGAACGCGATGAGCGGGCTGAGGTCGAGCTTGCGGCCGAACACGGGGGGCATGACCTCGCGGCAGAGCGCGAGGAAGGGGTCGCAGAGGTCGCGCAGCGCGGAGAATGGCTGGCGGTCCCAGGGGATGTTGGGGAACCACGAGAAGAGCACGCCGACGAGCAGCACCTCCCTGTACACCCCCAGCCACCGCACCAccgccgacatcgccgcggccaccggcgccCGCAGCGGCGCGAGGTTGACGCTCCGCAGGCCGACCTCCAGCGTCGAGAGCGGGGCCAGCAGCCCGCCCaccgccgaagccgccgcctccgccgcggcgcgcggcggcggcggcgacgagcggaggccgcgggggagggggagcgggcggagggctagggtttggggcgggaggaggcgggtgGCGGGGCTCGGGaaggcgcggcggaggaggggaggggggcgcaGGCACGGGGAGGTGAGGACGCCGTGCATCTCGCCGCCTCTCTGGGGTTCTGGAAGGTTCTAGAAGGGgtggggaggcgaggaggcggaggaggaagaagaagatgggagGAAGAGATGAAGGTGGGGGAGGCTTGCGAAGAGGAAAGGATATGGTGTGCCAATTTGGGATGCACAGTAAGTGCCACTGATATATGTGGGCCCGGATTAGGTGGAACCCACATGCCTAAGTgccactgatatgtgggcccggATTAGGTGGAACCCACATGCCAGTGACACATACTGTAGGTGCAGTACAGTGTACAGCAGTGGATTTGCTACTTTTTTGTGGGCTCCACTTGTAAGTGGGTGTGTGTTTTGTATAGTATCCCATGTCAAACTGGATTAGGCTGCGTTCAGCATCTTCCCAACCGGAAACAAACAGtcgcacggaaaatggagcggtatattagcgcgtgattaattaagtattaactattttttaaaaaaaaatgaactaatttgtttttttaagaaactttcatatagaaactttttttaaaaaaataccatttAGCTATTTGAAAAGGGTGTGCGCGGAACACGAGGGAGAGGTGTTTATATACggcttatatactccctccgtccctaaataaaaaatgattttggttGAATGTGACATATATTAGTACAACaaatgtctagattcgttgtactagaatgcatcacatccaaccaaaatctatttagggacggagggactATATTAGTTCTAAAAACAAACTTGTTGGTCTGCAATTCTGCATCTataatttcataacttttttatttacaatTCCATTGTGATGAATTAATGGCCGGCCAGATTTTGGATTTCTTTCTAGCAAAACTCCTATTAGAAAGTAGAAATCCAGATAACTagttatatatgaattttagacATAACCAGATGATAATAGATAAGTTGTGTTAATAGTTTAATATGTCATGATTATTTTTGGTTGTGATTGTATGAATTATCATGACAGTCATGTCAAAAGTTATAATTAAACTCATGTAGCCATGTCAAATATAATTGATAGTGGCAACAagatatactactccctccgtattttaatgtagaggaaattggaaccataccattataattttacaaaatttgagatatgtcatcctgacccacatgtcattgactcatgtgggtacTACATGTCATtaagataccgatggcatatcttaaactttgcaaaattataatggcatggttccaaattacgctttaatgtatgacgccgttgactttttaatcaaagtttgatcattcgttttattcaaatcttttgtgcaaatatgaaaatatttatgtcatgcttaaagaacatttgatgacgaatcaagtcacaataaaataaatgataattatataatttttttgaataatacaAATAGTGAAACgttagataaaaagtcaacggtgtcatacattaaataggtagtatttttttttcacactgtTAAAGCATcagagtattaattattttgtagGGCGAAGAATCAAAATTCCATCACATATATTCGAGATGAAGCCCAAGTGTCCAACTCCCAGGCCCTGCCCACCCATGGGTGATGGGCCATTGATACCCTGTGGGTTGGCCTGTGGACTATTGAGATTATAGCAGCATTCCCTTGCATGAAAATAATTCTGAGTTTTGTATTTGGAAtcgattatttttctttttatgaacTGTTGCAATAAACTGAAATGACTAATGTATTATTTTCCTCCTGAGAAATATCTTTTGGCAATACTATAGTTCGAACTTCTGACTTCTGAATATAGATAAACGAACTCGATCGTTGAAATCTAAGGATGAAATGATGAATGATTGTTGGCAGCATGTACTTATATATTTTCAGATATAATAACAGTAACAAATCACATGTTTGCCATTTTCCTTTAACAGCAAGTACTAACTCGAGGGTACAAGCGAATCCAACAACAAGCCAAATCACTGGGCGGAAGCACAAATACCTTTGGTATATTAAAGATATCAACTGCAGACCTCGTcggctacattttttttctttcttttaaccATCAGCTGCATTGTCAGCTAACCATCTTCTTATCTTTCAATTTCCACTTGAGGCAACACAACATGATCTTCATGGGACCAAGACAAGATATACAACTTGATAAACACATCACAAACAGGTgcaaaaagataaatatattggACATTAGAGCATCTCCGACATTAGGTAATTTTGCAGAGTCGTAGATGTCATGTCACTGATAGATAACACTAATGCTGAAATAGTTATGAATACTCGGGCACAGTAATATACtagtgtttagttccaaagctGCCAACCATGAATATGCAGTGTCATACTCATACCCCTTACTTGTCATTAAGACATTTACTAGTACAAATTACAGCTCCATTAATAATACCAGGGCAATTACTTAAATTAGTGCTTCAATAACCACAGCTTAGAAAAATCCTAATAACTACATTATAGGATTCCACGGTGCAGAAAAGCATCTGTCCTAGAAATAATAGCATGATGGAGGATGCCAAAGCAAATCTGCCACAACACAGGGAAAAATCAACAGAATGTTGATCCCTAAAGGAAAACCAGGCAGGCAGGCACCACCAACATAGAATGGGAGCTGTTTACGGCTTTACGCCTAGAAAAACATGTGCCAAGTCAGTCACTATATATATTAACTGAACCAATCAAGTCAAATAAAACATTAGAAAAATCATGCATAATGAAACATTGATATAGAGAATCTATGCGATCCTAAATATGCAGAAGACAAAGTAACATCTATAGCTACTGAACAGTGAACATATTAAGCTTCTAGAAAACCAACATATAAGAGCAATGCGTGTTCAACACTTCAACTAACAATTCAATAACTTGCAAATACATATGCACATCGTCGGAAAAATACACCTGCTTTCTCTCTGCTAATTAAGTTCAGCGCTAACAGGCAAAAAAGTCTTGCATGGTAACAAGTCATGGTATGATTTTAATAGAGACAACGTTGCAATCATAAATGACAACGATAACCAAATTTCAGTTGTGTTGATTGCGGCTGCTGTGCTTAGGGAGTTATCTAAGAGAGCTTGGAACATATACACTCTCCAGGTTCATGACTGATCAAATTGTGTTGTACTTTGTCCTCAAGGTCACTACTATTACTTTCGTATGTTTTATTGATTGCAATTGTTTGTTGCAAAACCTAAGAAGCCAGTACTTCTTCTAAGCCCTTTAGCAGCTCCAGACAAGCAGCTGTGAGACTAATAATTGCCAACCTTGTATGCACATATCTTATACTAATCCGGTGGAAAGCCGGTAAATtctgaacaaatttcataaaccaaaatttaaatacaaATTCCCTTAGTTTACCGATAAGCTCATGAAAACCGGTTGGCTTTGGCGAAATTCCGGgtgaaatcatcgaaatttcaatCGGTAGCTAGAAAAAGAGGTAAACTAAAattgatttcctttttttaattcgttattcttttcttttctactgtaaatttcagtaaatacatggaatacatcatttttttcgaaaatttatatcccaatagattctattaatatcatattatttataagattttatttgatttttttccttttttatcaattcaaatttgaatttgaatgaaACTCATCGAAATATCAGACGgcttctactttcgagcctcgtTGAAACCTCGGAATTTCGCGGAATTCGACCGGTTTCCATTGGAATTGTGAACCCTGGCACATATTGGTGCAACTAATAGTTCATTTGTGCGGCCGGTTAAGCACAAATGCAAAGCTGAACCAAGAACATCTTATAACAATAGTTGTAACTAACACACACAAAATGTTTATCAAGAAAATAAGCAATCAGTGCTGGTAATGAATACAGACACTTGTAACGGTTTGTAAACCCAATCGAGAAATGTGTGTACATCTAATTGCAATACATTATATCCAATTAAAATGCAAAGCTACAGCCACACAGCTGATCTGGGACTGTTAATAGTATAACTTTAATACTAGGAAAAAACCTAATAATTAAATTGATATTAGGAAAACACCTAATAACTAGTAAGCCCTGGGTGCAAGTGCAATAATCAGTGAATGTAGGAGAAGCCCAATAGAATCATTCCCCTGGAAGCAAGGCTTCACTTACCCCCTTTCTCCACTTTCTTTTCACTCTCTACCCCTTGCTTTCTCTCTGAAAGCTTATCTGTCCCTTGTTCCTTCAGGCAGATAAGGGAAACAATGAGCTTGATTAATTACCTCTAGCACCACAAAATGCTCCAATCAAAGGAATGGTTACTACTAAAGAGAACAatggagttaaaaaaaaaattggtcacCAACCATTGTCTATTAAAGCAACATGTGTAGATATGATAAATGATGCTGGTAGGACTTGGTATAAAATCCGCCGTAAGTCGTCTTTATAATGCTGGCGACAATGATGgggtttgaatctcctgaagataaagatagaGATGaatattaagtgtttcacgtaaaatgaggtggtaatagtgtgtgattaattgagttttaattattataaacttgaaaatggattaatcttatattttagaacaacttttatatagaaagttttcacacgaaacacaccgtttagcagtttaaaaagtgtgGCACGAAAATCTTAATGTTCATCCAACTCTTATTAGAGAAAGAACAGGGCCGATTCCGAGGTTGTATTGTGCAAGACAAAATTCCATGTGATGGTAAAAGACAATGGTGTCGCTAACAATGGTAAGAAACGCACTGGAGTTGACACATAGATTCCTCTTACCAAGGAAGAGGGAATTGCAACCGATGGTGCTCACCAGGACAACCATTCCTAGCATAAGGTCGGGTAGCCTGTAAACTGAAAAATGCCGATGAACACTACTAAGATTTGAGGTGGTCACCAGAATCTGAATCTCCAAGCCGCATTCCACCAAATTGTAGGATAAATGTGCTTCGGGTGTTCTTGCTGGACATTTGGCAATCaatcttggcggcggcggcgaggtgtcCGTCGGTGAATCGATCTGCAATCTCTGGTTCATTGTAAATTGGCATgatcatatactccctcagctccgtctcattttaagtgtgGTTGTAAGTTTTGgtgtccaatatttgaccatccatcttatttaaaattttataaaaaaattaaaaaataaagtcacacataaaatattatttataatttatcatctaataacaataaaagtattaatcataaaaaaaattaaataagatagacAGTTAAACATTGGATACGGAAACTCACAATTACACTTGAAAcgggacagagagagtaagaGAGAGTAACGCATATAGCTTGCCTTGGAATGACAATGGGGAGAAGAAATTCTTCATTCTCCAGTTTGTTGAAATCCTCCATTCATCCATTGCTTATCGCCGGAGATGGCGACGGACACATACACCGTTCCAAATAGCCACATCGTGAGCGAGACGACTCCACCGCAGTGTTGTGAAAGACGGTATACGGATATCGGACGGAGAGGGTACCGCCAAACGATTAATCGGAATGCGGATGATTAATCGGAATTTGACGGAAATATAACGttttgaaaatatatgtacatagtTGATAa is a genomic window of Oryza glaberrima chromosome 7, OglaRS2, whole genome shotgun sequence containing:
- the LOC127780854 gene encoding protein COFACTOR ASSEMBLY OF COMPLEX C SUBUNIT B CCB3, chloroplastic-like, with protein sequence MHGVLTSPCLRPPPLLRRAFPSPATRLLPPQTLALRPLPLPRGLRSSPPPPRAAAEAAASAVGGLLAPLSTLEVGLRSVNLAPLRAPVAAAMSAVVRWLGVYREVLLVGVLFSWFPNIPWDRQPFSALRDLCDPFLALCREVMPPVFGRKLDLSPLIAFMAIDIIIMILRPQPRM